From Actinomycetota bacterium, the proteins below share one genomic window:
- a CDS encoding SDR family oxidoreductase, whose translation MGSWVAGRTAVVTGASRGIGLGCAEALAEAGARVVMAARDGDALEAEASRLTRSGGLATAVACDVSVPDDVRRLFEAAPDVRILVCAAGVLHPAPVEDTTEDEWRETLDVNVGGVFRCCREAFPRMRAVGGGRIVTFSSLGGMYGTEKFPGLAAYTTSKHAVVGLTEALAVEGRDHAISVVCVSPGAVDTEMLRRAAPHLRPGLGPHDVGRFVRALLDEDLAPASGANIPLFSNR comes from the coding sequence GTGGGTAGCTGGGTGGCCGGCCGCACCGCCGTCGTCACCGGGGCGAGCCGAGGCATCGGGCTGGGCTGCGCTGAGGCGCTCGCGGAGGCGGGGGCCCGCGTCGTCATGGCCGCGCGGGACGGGGATGCGCTCGAGGCCGAGGCGTCGAGGTTGACGAGGTCCGGCGGCCTAGCCACCGCCGTCGCCTGCGACGTGTCCGTGCCCGACGACGTCCGCCGCCTGTTCGAGGCCGCCCCGGACGTACGCATCCTCGTGTGCGCCGCAGGGGTCCTGCACCCGGCTCCCGTCGAGGACACCACCGAGGACGAGTGGCGGGAGACCCTCGACGTGAACGTGGGAGGCGTCTTCAGGTGCTGCCGGGAGGCGTTCCCGCGCATGCGGGCGGTGGGGGGCGGGAGGATAGTGACCTTCTCCTCGCTCGGGGGCATGTACGGGACGGAGAAGTTCCCAGGCCTAGCCGCCTACACCACGTCGAAGCACGCGGTGGTCGGGCTAACGGAGGCCCTGGCCGTCGAGGGCCGGGACCACGCCATCTCGGTGGTCTGCGTCTCCCCCGGCGCCGTGGACACGGAGATGCTACGGCGGGCCGCCCCCCACCTCCGTCCCGGGCTCGGCCCGCACGACGTCGGACGCTTCGTCCGCGCGCTCCTCGACGAGGATCTGGCACCCGCTTCCGGCGCGAACATCCCCCTGTTCTCGAACCGTTGA
- a CDS encoding glycosyltransferase, with protein MRIAVVAPLVTPIAEPQLGGSQALVADLAAGLSGRGHEVDVYAAAGSRIPGVGVVEVRTGELSASIYRPDRGLPRPDEASLSAFASCYELLSGGEYDLVHVHAFDVAAVDRTAELEVPVVFTLHLPPEPAVAEALRRAPRVVVAAVSRSQADAWRRLVRVDAVLRNGLPLQAIAWSPEPQKGLLFAGRLSPEKGAAEAVEIARRAGLPLRVLGAPYDTGYAAELARSGVEMDGPVPRADLWEAMAESMAVLCPVRWEEPFGLVAAEAQACGTPVVGFRRGALPEVIQDGVTGFLVEGGDIDAAARAVRDARTLDRTECRRHAEATLGLDAMLDAHETLYAGVAGRG; from the coding sequence GTGAGGATCGCCGTCGTCGCCCCGCTCGTGACCCCGATCGCCGAGCCGCAGCTCGGCGGGAGCCAGGCCCTCGTCGCCGACCTGGCGGCGGGGCTGTCCGGACGCGGTCACGAGGTGGACGTCTACGCCGCCGCGGGCTCCCGGATCCCCGGGGTCGGGGTGGTGGAGGTCCGGACGGGCGAGCTGTCCGCCTCGATCTACCGTCCGGACCGTGGGCTCCCGCGACCCGACGAGGCATCGCTCTCCGCCTTCGCGAGCTGCTACGAGCTGCTCAGCGGCGGCGAGTACGACCTCGTCCACGTCCACGCCTTCGACGTGGCGGCGGTGGACCGCACGGCCGAGCTCGAGGTACCCGTGGTCTTCACCCTTCACCTCCCGCCCGAGCCGGCGGTGGCCGAGGCTCTGCGCCGGGCCCCCCGGGTGGTGGTAGCGGCCGTGTCCCGATCGCAGGCGGACGCTTGGCGGCGGCTCGTGCGGGTCGATGCCGTCCTGCGCAACGGGCTCCCGCTGCAGGCGATCGCGTGGTCACCGGAGCCGCAGAAGGGCTTGTTGTTCGCGGGACGTCTGAGCCCGGAGAAGGGAGCAGCCGAGGCGGTCGAGATCGCCCGGCGGGCCGGGCTCCCCCTCCGCGTCCTGGGCGCACCCTACGACACGGGCTACGCAGCGGAGCTCGCCCGGTCGGGCGTCGAGATGGACGGGCCGGTCCCCCGGGCCGACCTGTGGGAGGCGATGGCCGAGTCGATGGCCGTCCTCTGCCCCGTCCGATGGGAGGAGCCGTTCGGTCTCGTGGCCGCCGAGGCGCAGGCGTGCGGCACCCCCGTGGTCGGTTTCCGGCGAGGGGCCCTCCCCGAGGTGATCCAGGACGGCGTCACCGGATTCCTGGTGGAGGGGGGCGACATCGACGCGGCCGCGCGGGCGGTGCGTGACGCACGGACGCTCGATCGCACCGAGTGCCGCCGCCACGCCGAGGCCACCCTCGGGCTGGACGCGATGCTGGACGCCCACGAGACCCTCTACGCGGGGGTGGCCGGTCGTGGGTAG
- a CDS encoding class I SAM-dependent methyltransferase yields the protein MTVPLGRRYGPEHLRVFTPEERDRFRTDVPIDESTAWELLYRWEPELYDRLVAGERVHPGIWEVFPTRVGRALEVGAGTGRLTLELARRCEEVLAVEPAEPMRTILRSRAEADGLGDRVRVEPGFFDDLPAPDGWADVVCSLSSFTPDPSHGGEPGLEEMERVCRPGGIIVLVWPYDRAWLEARGFTYRSFPGEMRLELRSPEEAVELARIFYPHALAEVEALGSASVPYEILGINPPRDVAFKVK from the coding sequence GTGACCGTCCCGCTCGGTCGTCGGTACGGTCCGGAGCACCTGCGGGTCTTCACGCCCGAGGAGCGGGACAGGTTCCGGACGGACGTCCCGATCGACGAGTCGACCGCCTGGGAGCTCCTCTACCGGTGGGAGCCCGAGCTGTACGACCGGCTGGTCGCGGGCGAGAGGGTCCACCCCGGGATCTGGGAGGTCTTCCCCACCCGCGTCGGACGCGCCCTCGAGGTGGGCGCGGGGACGGGGAGGTTGACCCTCGAGCTCGCCCGCCGCTGCGAGGAGGTCCTCGCCGTCGAGCCCGCCGAGCCCATGCGGACGATCCTTCGGTCCCGGGCCGAGGCCGACGGACTGGGAGATCGGGTCCGCGTCGAGCCCGGCTTCTTCGACGACCTGCCCGCGCCCGACGGGTGGGCCGATGTGGTGTGCAGCCTGTCGTCGTTCACCCCCGACCCCTCCCACGGCGGGGAGCCGGGGCTCGAGGAGATGGAGCGCGTATGCCGTCCGGGCGGGATCATCGTCCTCGTCTGGCCGTACGACCGGGCCTGGCTCGAAGCCCGCGGCTTCACCTACCGGTCCTTCCCCGGCGAGATGCGCCTCGAGCTCCGGAGCCCGGAGGAGGCGGTCGAGCTCGCCCGCATCTTCTACCCGCACGCGCTCGCCGAGGTCGAGGCTCTGGGGAGCGCGTCCGTCCCCTACGAGATACTCGGCATCAACCCTCCGCGGGACGTCGCGTTCAAGGTGAAGTGA
- a CDS encoding 6-carboxytetrahydropterin synthase has protein sequence MPIRVTRRETFNAGHTLRNPEFSDERNLEVFGKCSNPGGHGHNYVLEVTLEQEVDPRTGYVFDLRLLSELIEKHVLADLDHRNLNTDVEWLRGRIPTTEILADAIWDRLEPHLPPGSLHSVRVRETEKNWVERCRG, from the coding sequence ATGCCCATCCGCGTGACCCGGCGCGAGACTTTCAACGCGGGCCACACCCTTCGCAACCCGGAGTTCTCCGACGAGCGGAACCTGGAGGTCTTCGGGAAGTGCTCCAACCCGGGCGGACACGGCCACAACTACGTCCTCGAGGTCACGCTGGAGCAGGAGGTCGACCCCCGGACCGGTTACGTGTTCGACCTGCGGCTCCTGTCGGAGCTCATCGAGAAGCACGTCCTGGCCGACCTCGACCACCGCAACCTGAACACCGACGTCGAGTGGCTGCGGGGCAGGATCCCGACCACGGAGATCCTCGCCGACGCGATCTGGGACCGCCTCGAGCCGCACCTCCCGCCGGGGTCGCTGCACTCCGTGCGCGTGAGGGAGACCGAGAAGAACTGGGTGGAGCGCTGCCGGGGGTGA